Below is a window of Thunnus maccoyii chromosome 16, fThuMac1.1, whole genome shotgun sequence DNA.
CTCCTCCGCAGGAGCTGGCAGGCCCTTGGAACAGATCTGCTGCACATGTTGCCTGCAGAGGAAAATACAGGTAGATTTAGATTCTGTggcaacacaacacacatttaaactgCCCAACAATGTTTCTGTGACATGTACTCACCAGGCAGGGCGGGACATGACGTAGTGAATGTCAGGTCTCTGGAAGCCGTTGAAGGTGGAGGCGGCAGCCACAGTGTAGGCACCCATGTTCTCGAAAACCAGCCAGTCACCCACCTGCATGTCTGGCAGGTTACACTGCTCCACAATACGATCAAGGCCATCACATGTTGGGCCCCAAATACTGCAGGGGTACATGACCTCATCTGACTTTGGCTTCTTTTGGTAGGAAAAGGAGGGGATGGACACAAGAGGTTAAACATTATCTTTGCTACAACTTTTCTTAACCCATGAGATGAGAAACATAGTTGCCATTTCAGTCCTTGAATTTAGCATACCTTATGCAATGTTGGCAGACAGTGAGCATGGTCATAAAGTATACAGTTGAAGGATCCGTACACTCCATCGTTGACATAGTACATCAGGGTCCTGTCATTGGTCCCTTCGTCTTCCTCTGTGACAAAAGCATAAATCATCCATTTTACTACTGAGAATTACCAATGACAAACCTGTGTTTAGAATAAATATCTTCAAAATAATGCCAAGTTTTTCTAAATCAAGGATTTTACCATCAGAGGCTGATTCCTCGTCCATGATGACCTTCTTGGCAATGATGTTGACCACCAGTGTGTAAGCAGAGGCCACATAAAAGCGCCCTGGCTCAGCAATGATCTTCACACCACAGTCAGCAGGGAAATACTTGTCCAGGGCTGGGTTAATCACGGCTGTGAtctaacatgaaaaaaaaacaagtgttcacatgacatgaatataaaaaacacaaagttgttgGCTGTACTGCCTTGttatatttagttttagtttagttgaCAAAGCATTCATGGGAATGACATGTTTAGCCTAAGAAATAATACTTGACTAAGGAAAATTAAAAGTACCTCTTCAAATTTGAGTTCAGCATCATCTGAACCAGGGAAACCACCTCCGATGTCCAACAGGTTCATGTTGAAGCCCAGCTCATCCTaagggatggggggggggaagTCATAAAAGTTTACTTTTCTGGTTGAAAACCCACACAAATCGCAGTTGCATGTGTATTTAAGTCAAGACTCACCCCCATATCGAAGACGCAGCGGGCATCAGTGATGGCCTGTGTGTAGGTCTCTGGGTCAGTGCAGCCGCTGCCAACATGGAAGCTAACACCAATCACATCCAGTCCCAGTTCCTTGGCCCGCTCAAGGAGGCCCCGACAAGCTTTGAGTGGGGCCCCAAACTTCACACTCAGGCGACACACTGCCTTTGAGTCATCCGTGGCAATACGCAACACCAACCTGGGAACAAAGAAACAACTGTGTAAGTGGAAAGGACAAAAGTGGAGATATGGCAGATGGGTAAAAACACTGCTAACACCCTCATATTATGGATGGTAATGACTAGCTTGATGTAAAGAGCCTTACTTGGCATTGTCATGACAACGGGCCACTTTCATCAGTTCCACCTCACTATCAAAGGTCATCATCTGGACCCCATGAGCAGACGCATACTTGATCTGAGAAACCTGCTTGCAGGGGTTGGCATAGATGATTCTGCTTGGATCCACTCCCAGAGACTGAACCAGCTGAATCTCCGTCTAGAGGGGGGACAATGACAACAGTCAGCCAAAAAAAAGTGCTAATTTAAAATGCCATTTCAGCACTTGACCAACagagctttgtttgttttattcagagAACCTGTAGCGCTCTGGGAATGTCCCCAACACGCACCTTGCTTGCACAGTCAAAGCCAGTTCCCAGGGATGCCAGAGTCATAACTACAGCCCGGCTGTCGTTGCATTTGACAGCGTAGAAAGGAGCGACGCGGGGCAGGGCCCTCACCCAGCGCAGGTGTTTCTTTAACACATCGCCCAAGTCACAGACATAGAAGGCATCTCTGTCATCCTGTAATGGAGTGGATGAAA
It encodes the following:
- the odc1 gene encoding ornithine decarboxylase, giving the protein MNTPTEFDFSFLEEGFSARDIVEQTINESSMTDDRDAFYVCDLGDVLKKHLRWVRALPRVAPFYAVKCNDSRAVVMTLASLGTGFDCASKTEIQLVQSLGVDPSRIIYANPCKQVSQIKYASAHGVQMMTFDSEVELMKVARCHDNAKLVLRIATDDSKAVCRLSVKFGAPLKACRGLLERAKELGLDVIGVSFHVGSGCTDPETYTQAITDARCVFDMGDELGFNMNLLDIGGGFPGSDDAELKFEEITAVINPALDKYFPADCGVKIIAEPGRFYVASAYTLVVNIIAKKVIMDEESASDEEDEGTNDRTLMYYVNDGVYGSFNCILYDHAHCLPTLHKKPKSDEVMYPCSIWGPTCDGLDRIVEQCNLPDMQVGDWLVFENMGAYTVAAASTFNGFQRPDIHYVMSRPAWQHVQQICSKGLPAPAEESCLFEVPACCGRESSLEMPTKPCQAHVV